A portion of the Nitrospira sp. genome contains these proteins:
- a CDS encoding right-handed parallel beta-helix repeat-containing protein, protein MGTEIVSGFTPYQGSIYKASMSWSMGRGKDQVFVGGVVRPEARFPNEPSPGLAYSVPVGPLWPPLGAFSIPTGTTDRVTSELLNGQAEDFWSGALYSGMHYQSYHAQTADITHSASGVLFVTPLVEKWYNTTDGWLPEIGRGSISGVLAALDAPGEWVVKNGSLYLWPPQGQDPSSMTAEAKARQLAFDLAGKSYITIRNLEVIGASLKMNGSSYCEVDGVKFSFVSQVNHVVDDALTDLSPQRGEAGIFLGGHHNTVKNSVIADSARSGLVVTGRGHLITNNVIHDCGWALSPGSSCIEITVDRTVEAGLADRGGHEISFNTIYNSGMSSIGLGRDVVQFNSTGRAVPTPFRKIWIHHNELYNANLLRRDGGMFYTFGAAGGTYTNPGDISYNIIHDELEPWNMGAGIYLDQGSANFKVHHNLIWLGREGPGSGPESWASCSNLRRPVFFNDGRLCGQKGPYPPGYNRHAYSNSLKWNYRGSVAGLANADFPDGKRFAVGANSQAPTPFPLPKK, encoded by the coding sequence ATGGGAACCGAGATCGTCTCCGGCTTCACTCCCTATCAAGGAAGCATTTATAAAGCGTCCATGTCCTGGAGCATGGGCCGAGGGAAGGATCAGGTGTTCGTCGGTGGCGTCGTGCGGCCCGAGGCTCGGTTTCCCAATGAACCCTCGCCCGGCCTTGCCTATTCCGTCCCGGTCGGTCCGCTCTGGCCTCCCTTGGGAGCGTTCTCGATCCCAACCGGCACGACCGACCGCGTGACGAGCGAGCTTTTGAACGGCCAGGCTGAGGACTTCTGGAGTGGAGCGCTGTACTCCGGCATGCACTACCAAAGCTACCATGCTCAGACGGCCGACATCACTCATTCGGCTTCAGGTGTCCTCTTCGTGACCCCTCTGGTAGAGAAGTGGTACAACACCACCGATGGCTGGTTGCCAGAGATTGGACGTGGCTCGATCTCCGGCGTGCTCGCGGCATTGGACGCGCCGGGGGAATGGGTTGTCAAGAATGGAAGCCTCTATCTCTGGCCGCCGCAAGGTCAAGACCCGAGTTCCATGACCGCCGAGGCCAAGGCACGGCAGCTCGCCTTCGATCTGGCGGGAAAGTCCTACATTACCATCCGAAATCTGGAGGTGATCGGCGCCTCGCTGAAAATGAACGGTTCTTCATACTGCGAGGTCGATGGCGTCAAGTTTTCATTCGTCAGCCAGGTCAATCACGTTGTTGACGATGCACTCACGGACTTAAGCCCTCAACGTGGCGAGGCCGGCATCTTCCTCGGCGGTCACCATAATACCGTGAAGAACTCGGTGATCGCCGACAGCGCCAGAAGCGGCCTCGTTGTCACTGGACGGGGCCATCTGATTACCAACAACGTCATTCACGATTGCGGCTGGGCGCTATCCCCAGGGAGCAGCTGTATCGAGATCACTGTCGACCGTACGGTTGAAGCAGGTCTCGCCGATCGTGGCGGCCATGAGATCAGCTTTAACACCATTTACAACTCCGGAATGTCTTCGATCGGCCTGGGACGTGATGTCGTGCAATTCAATTCCACAGGACGCGCAGTCCCGACACCCTTCAGAAAGATATGGATCCACCACAACGAGCTTTACAACGCGAACCTTCTCAGGCGCGATGGTGGTATGTTCTACACGTTCGGCGCCGCCGGCGGCACGTACACCAATCCCGGCGATATTTCCTACAACATCATCCACGATGAACTGGAGCCGTGGAACATGGGCGCGGGAATCTACCTCGATCAGGGCAGCGCCAATTTCAAAGTCCATCACAACCTCATCTGGCTGGGCCGCGAGGGGCCGGGGTCTGGACCGGAATCGTGGGCGTCGTGCAGTAACCTGCGCCGGCCGGTCTTTTTCAACGACGGTAGATTGTGTGGGCAGAAGGGTCCCTACCCTCCGGGATACAACCGCCATGCCTACAGCAACTCCCTCAAGTGGAACTATCGCGGCTCGGTGGCCGGCCTAGCCAATGCTGATTTCCCCGATGGGAAACGCTTCGCCGTTGGCGCGAACTCACAGGCACCGACACCGTTCCCTCTCCCCAAAAAATAG
- a CDS encoding sigma 54-interacting transcriptional regulator: protein MDDIKLWRLFITSRPLQVPAIGLLATLCALLLQTLMPATFTTLEWAPYDMWLRHRTSVQVSPSLIILLRDPAIDDRFGTGPLDRSLLATLITVAHDAGAAAIGLDHRLDYASPTQLGGAASDALLLEAIETAGPVVFVQGLDSRLYSDAAIPSHVLVTTQLDHVTRHVPLLASVNARTLPAFGSILYDLSRQRSAPTAEALVTSAGPPALVNVVGNGSLDALPTVPLSAVWKAARQQDQAALETWFKDKIVVILTGVAAQDIWLLPTGLSVNGTVMHLHLLNSLLTQRPMANLGGLAQSVVALVVASLVGWCLLRFQGWTGLLAAGATVALYFAMLGAALPVTHLVLPAALPLTACLFVVMGSTAWTHLTASQRLVLLERDMLRIRQDEAAVRESLTRHESRSEGLQEDLEAARAAAARSAGEQEGLSLAAESLRDELATVQAQEQEARRRLEQLERQLHDLREAGVQTGSLGDAELDQLRSESRQLGIVTQHPALLRLFHDVKKGARSSLTVLLLGEPGTGKELFARAVHRLSPRAGKTFIAVNMAAISPELFESELFGHTKGSFTGATSDRRGYFELADHGTIFLDEIGDLRLDHQSKLLRVVQERSFYRVGATTPTTVDVRIVAATNRDLQRGVSEGWFREDLYFRLTGLVFRLPPLRERSGDIAPLAEAALADIARQLGRPAPKLSNDALRTLTEYSWPGNVRELRHTLERAVALSDQPILTAPALQLEPRSAPLLKERTSLLPDTAGDTAVLDCLRRQDFDMQATAKVLGWDRSTVTQRLKGLCFQALVDADGDQSKAAASVAGDPGHMRTVELKLTDYYHHLLSVIEPCSSPDEALVECKRRFKNLPERHFQSVERLVRRWFARDHRSMSRASG from the coding sequence ATGGACGACATCAAACTCTGGCGCCTCTTCATCACGTCGCGACCGCTCCAGGTGCCGGCGATCGGTCTGCTCGCTACGCTGTGCGCTCTCCTGCTTCAGACCCTGATGCCGGCGACCTTCACGACCCTGGAATGGGCTCCGTATGACATGTGGCTCCGGCATCGAACCTCAGTCCAGGTCAGCCCCTCCTTAATCATCCTGCTACGGGACCCGGCAATTGACGATCGGTTCGGCACCGGTCCCTTAGATCGAAGCCTGCTCGCGACCCTGATCACGGTTGCGCATGACGCGGGAGCGGCGGCCATCGGCCTCGACCATCGACTCGATTATGCCAGTCCGACACAGCTGGGCGGCGCGGCAAGCGACGCGCTGCTTCTGGAAGCGATTGAGACGGCCGGTCCCGTGGTCTTCGTTCAAGGGCTGGACTCGAGGTTGTACTCCGACGCGGCCATCCCGAGCCATGTCCTGGTGACGACCCAGCTGGATCACGTGACGCGCCACGTTCCCCTGTTGGCCTCGGTCAACGCGCGGACTCTACCGGCTTTCGGTTCGATCCTGTATGACCTGTCCCGGCAACGGTCGGCGCCGACAGCGGAAGCCTTGGTGACGTCGGCAGGACCCCCGGCCTTGGTCAATGTGGTCGGCAACGGATCGCTGGACGCTCTCCCGACGGTGCCGCTGTCGGCCGTCTGGAAAGCAGCGCGGCAACAGGATCAGGCCGCCCTCGAGACCTGGTTCAAGGACAAGATCGTTGTCATCCTGACCGGCGTTGCTGCACAGGACATCTGGCTCCTGCCCACAGGCCTGTCGGTGAACGGCACGGTCATGCACCTCCACCTGCTCAATAGCCTGCTCACCCAGCGACCAATGGCCAACCTCGGGGGGCTTGCCCAATCGGTCGTCGCGTTGGTGGTAGCCTCTCTGGTCGGCTGGTGTCTGTTGCGCTTTCAAGGATGGACCGGACTCCTGGCCGCCGGAGCGACGGTCGCGCTGTATTTCGCCATGCTCGGCGCGGCGCTGCCGGTGACGCACCTCGTCCTTCCCGCGGCGCTGCCGCTGACCGCATGCCTGTTTGTCGTGATGGGCAGCACCGCGTGGACACATTTGACCGCGAGCCAGCGCCTGGTGCTGCTTGAGCGAGACATGCTGCGCATCCGGCAGGACGAGGCCGCGGTGAGAGAATCCTTGACCCGTCACGAGAGCCGGTCCGAGGGGCTGCAGGAGGATCTGGAGGCGGCAAGGGCGGCAGCGGCCAGATCGGCCGGAGAGCAGGAAGGCTTATCCCTCGCAGCCGAATCCTTGCGGGATGAATTGGCCACCGTTCAAGCGCAAGAGCAGGAAGCTCGCCGGCGACTCGAGCAACTTGAGCGACAGCTTCACGACCTCCGCGAGGCCGGCGTGCAGACCGGATCGCTCGGCGATGCGGAACTCGATCAACTTCGATCGGAAAGCCGGCAGCTCGGCATCGTGACCCAGCATCCGGCATTGCTTCGACTGTTCCACGACGTCAAGAAAGGGGCTAGATCCTCTCTCACCGTGCTGCTCCTCGGCGAGCCGGGAACCGGCAAGGAACTGTTCGCGCGAGCCGTTCACCGCCTCAGCCCGAGAGCCGGGAAGACCTTCATTGCGGTGAACATGGCCGCCATCTCCCCCGAGTTGTTTGAGAGCGAGCTCTTCGGCCACACCAAGGGCAGCTTTACAGGAGCGACGTCCGACCGTCGCGGCTATTTTGAGCTTGCCGACCACGGAACGATCTTCCTGGATGAAATCGGCGATCTCCGGCTCGATCATCAGAGTAAATTACTGCGGGTGGTTCAGGAAAGGTCGTTCTACCGGGTCGGGGCGACCACGCCCACGACCGTAGATGTCCGCATCGTTGCGGCGACCAACCGGGATCTGCAGCGAGGGGTATCGGAAGGCTGGTTCCGCGAGGATCTGTATTTCCGGCTGACCGGGTTGGTCTTCCGGTTGCCGCCGCTACGCGAGCGTTCCGGCGATATCGCGCCCCTGGCCGAAGCGGCTCTCGCCGACATCGCACGACAACTGGGACGGCCGGCGCCAAAGCTCTCCAACGACGCGCTTCGGACCTTGACTGAGTATTCGTGGCCGGGCAACGTCCGCGAGCTTCGCCACACGTTGGAACGGGCCGTCGCATTGAGTGATCAGCCGATCCTCACGGCACCAGCGCTGCAGCTTGAACCGCGGAGTGCCCCGCTGCTCAAGGAACGCACCTCGCTCTTGCCGGATACGGCCGGCGACACGGCCGTGCTGGACTGTTTGAGACGACAGGACTTTGATATGCAGGCGACCGCCAAGGTATTGGGCTGGGACCGCAGCACCGTCACGCAGCGTTTGAAAGGCCTGTGCTTTCAGGCGCTCGTCGATGCCGACGGCGACCAGTCCAAGGCTGCGGCGAGCGTGGCCGGCGACCCGGGTCATATGAGGACCGTCGAACTCAAACTGACGGACTATTACCATCATCTGCTCTCGGTCATCGAACCCTGTTCCTCGCCGGACGAGGCCCTGGTCGAGTGCAAACGGCGATTCAAGAATCTGCCGGAGCGACACTTCCAATCGGTGGAAAGATTGGTCCGCCGGTGGTTCGCGCGAGACCACCGGTCGATGTCTCGTGCCTCCGGCTAG
- a CDS encoding glycosyltransferase family 87 protein translates to MLDGLSEQPAGYAEGIRDLRHDAISEGITGFVNTLLIEDGTAVMTTKQSGPPALAPMLQNGAFHLSSKLSVNRQVVLWLTVGCALYFIVAFIQVGGQVVIGEDVQSSVHATAPGAIVREWVEGLALGSDIDKRNDSWLPMLMAYNASLEDSMRSLYDLTRRGLEKFQYPPSSLLLLDLLPRELTSIEGEKIHATLGYYLWVLSLIAFSVTIGTSWLLLEVQLARFSTRRSSSLLTPLGVLRGLLIIIISFFYYPLLKSLALGQAQTFLSCLIALAILAYFLGWRTCSGICIGLCCLFKPQYGWLLVWSLYRRQRRFTLGLASVVLLGGALSVARYGHANWASYLELLGRIGRQGEAFWANQSMNGLLNRLLENGDPLHFFNSSYAPLHPTVSFLTIACSLILLGLALRPWSSNRTDSVGPLDLMIVIVGVTLASPVAWEHHYGAFLPIFAAALASTIIMRPFGRVTSGIFACSYIACASVLLRPRLFYKFPLLGLVGSHMFFGGLVLFVVLLVLRQMDNREGA, encoded by the coding sequence TTGCTGGACGGCCTTTCTGAACAGCCTGCGGGGTATGCTGAAGGCATCCGTGATCTCAGGCACGACGCTATTTCCGAGGGCATCACAGGGTTTGTCAACACACTGCTAATAGAAGATGGTACAGCTGTCATGACTACGAAACAATCCGGCCCGCCGGCTTTGGCTCCCATGTTGCAGAACGGAGCTTTTCACCTGTCGTCGAAGCTCTCCGTTAATCGGCAGGTGGTACTGTGGCTGACCGTCGGTTGTGCGCTGTACTTCATTGTTGCCTTCATTCAGGTCGGCGGGCAAGTCGTGATAGGCGAGGACGTACAATCATCTGTTCACGCGACCGCGCCAGGAGCCATCGTGCGCGAATGGGTCGAAGGTTTAGCTTTAGGTTCAGATATCGACAAGCGGAATGACTCATGGCTTCCCATGCTGATGGCATACAACGCCTCGTTGGAAGACTCCATGCGGAGTCTATATGATCTCACGCGTAGGGGGTTGGAGAAGTTTCAGTACCCTCCTTCATCGCTACTTCTTTTAGATCTTCTCCCGAGAGAACTGACGAGTATTGAAGGCGAGAAAATTCATGCGACCCTAGGCTATTACCTTTGGGTCCTATCGCTGATTGCGTTTTCTGTCACAATCGGCACTTCATGGCTTCTGCTGGAAGTGCAGTTGGCCAGATTCAGCACTAGGCGCTCCTCCTCGCTTCTCACACCATTGGGCGTGTTGAGGGGATTACTCATCATCATCATAAGTTTCTTCTACTACCCGCTCCTGAAAAGCCTCGCCCTCGGACAGGCTCAAACGTTTCTCAGCTGCCTGATCGCTCTCGCTATCCTCGCCTATTTTCTTGGGTGGAGGACCTGCAGCGGGATTTGCATAGGACTGTGCTGTTTGTTCAAGCCCCAATATGGCTGGCTGCTTGTATGGTCTCTTTATCGACGGCAACGACGGTTCACGCTGGGCTTGGCGAGCGTGGTATTGCTGGGCGGCGCGCTATCGGTCGCCCGATACGGACATGCGAATTGGGCTTCATATCTTGAGCTGCTTGGAAGGATCGGCCGCCAAGGTGAAGCATTCTGGGCCAATCAGAGCATGAACGGATTATTGAATCGGTTGCTGGAAAATGGCGATCCTTTGCACTTTTTCAATTCCAGTTATGCTCCACTCCACCCCACAGTGTCCTTCCTGACAATTGCCTGCTCGCTCATTTTGCTCGGGCTTGCTCTCAGACCGTGGTCTTCCAATAGAACAGACTCAGTTGGACCGCTCGATCTGATGATCGTCATCGTCGGCGTGACCTTAGCTTCGCCAGTCGCTTGGGAACATCACTATGGTGCGTTCCTGCCTATCTTTGCCGCGGCTCTTGCCAGCACGATCATCATGCGACCGTTCGGACGCGTGACCAGCGGTATCTTTGCTTGCAGTTACATTGCGTGCGCCAGCGTCCTCCTCCGCCCCCGACTGTTCTACAAGTTTCCCTTGTTAGGGCTTGTTGGGTCTCATATGTTCTTCGGAGGGCTGGTCTTATTTGTCGTGCTCCTCGTCTTACGGCAGATGGATAACCGTGAAGGCGCTTAA
- a CDS encoding cation:proton antiporter, with protein sequence MESIFLTATLWLALAVVSALLASSLRLSVALVEICVGVGVAALVGIFGLGDVLEADKEWLRFLAASGAVVLTFLAGAELDPDVLRHKLAEVSIVGVIGFAAPFLGCAAVAYYLLGWDVNASWLCGVALSTTSMAVVYAVMLETSLNKTEFGKGILGACFINDLGTVIALGLLFAPFTYKTLVFVAGTIAVLASLPGTTAWLTRHYANRTAAIRTKWIMLILFGLGALALWSGSEAVLPAYLVGMVLAGTAARDAHWMRRLRTLTVGFLTPFYFLRAGTLVSLPALLAAPLVFFGLLSGKVLAKIFGLYPVIGVFRRERRERWYYTLLMSTGLTFGTISSLYGLAHGIVTQEQYSFLVAAVIASAIVPTLIAGLCFLPTHLLPDRDRPAKAHRLNGLSDEG encoded by the coding sequence ATGGAATCGATCTTTCTCACCGCGACCCTGTGGCTCGCCCTCGCCGTCGTATCCGCTCTTCTTGCTTCCTCATTGCGATTGTCCGTCGCGTTGGTCGAAATCTGTGTCGGGGTCGGTGTTGCCGCCCTGGTCGGAATCTTCGGTCTTGGCGATGTGCTGGAGGCCGACAAGGAATGGTTGCGGTTTCTTGCCGCATCCGGCGCCGTCGTCCTGACCTTCTTGGCCGGGGCAGAGCTGGACCCCGACGTGCTCCGTCATAAGCTGGCCGAGGTGAGCATCGTCGGGGTTATAGGATTCGCCGCGCCGTTTTTGGGCTGCGCGGCCGTCGCCTATTACCTCTTGGGATGGGATGTCAACGCCAGTTGGCTCTGTGGCGTGGCCCTGTCGACGACCTCCATGGCCGTGGTCTATGCGGTCATGTTGGAAACGAGCCTGAATAAGACGGAATTCGGGAAGGGGATTCTCGGCGCCTGTTTCATCAATGACTTGGGGACGGTGATTGCGCTGGGGCTGCTGTTTGCGCCCTTCACCTACAAGACCCTCGTGTTTGTCGCGGGCACCATCGCGGTTTTGGCGTCGCTGCCCGGCACGACGGCCTGGCTCACCCGTCACTATGCCAATCGGACCGCAGCGATCAGGACGAAATGGATCATGCTGATCCTGTTCGGACTGGGCGCACTGGCCTTGTGGTCGGGGAGTGAAGCGGTACTTCCGGCTTATCTCGTCGGCATGGTGCTCGCGGGCACTGCGGCACGGGATGCACATTGGATGAGACGGTTGCGGACGCTGACGGTCGGCTTTCTCACGCCGTTTTATTTTCTTCGCGCGGGGACGCTTGTCTCCCTTCCGGCCCTGTTGGCCGCTCCGCTGGTCTTTTTCGGCCTGCTGTCGGGCAAAGTCCTCGCGAAAATCTTCGGCCTCTATCCGGTGATCGGCGTCTTCCGACGTGAACGACGCGAACGGTGGTATTACACTCTTCTGATGTCGACCGGCTTGACGTTCGGGACGATCTCATCCCTCTATGGATTGGCGCACGGGATCGTGACGCAAGAACAGTATTCCTTCCTCGTGGCCGCCGTCATCGCGAGCGCCATCGTGCCCACGCTGATCGCCGGGCTGTGCTTCCTTCCCACCCATTTGCTTCCGGACAGGGATCGACCGGCGAAAGCACATCGCCTCAACGGATTGAGCGACGAGGGCTAG